Proteins encoded by one window of Xenopus tropicalis strain Nigerian chromosome 6, UCB_Xtro_10.0, whole genome shotgun sequence:
- the rpa3 gene encoding replication protein A 14 kDa subunit, with amino-acid sequence MADLFDVPKVRINTSMLAQNVGRPVCFVGKVEKVHPTGTSIVVSDGAGKNATVELNEPLEEEISGIIEVIGKVTPKATIMGVSYVPFREDVSTFDLALYDEALKIIHEFPQYYPFGQSASE; translated from the exons ATGGCGGATCTGTTTGATGTCCCCAAGGTCCGCATCAACACGAGCATGTTGGCTCAGAATGTGGGGAGGCCCGTATGCTTCGTTGGCAAGGTGGAAAAG GTTCACCCAACTGGGACATCCATTGTTGTATCAGATGGTGCAGGAAAAAATGCTACAGTTGAGCTTAATGAACCG CTGGAAGAGGAAATTTCTGGAATCATAGAAGTGATTGGAAAAGTTACACCAAAGGCAACAATTATGGGAGTATCTTATGTCCCATTTCGGGAAGATGTAAGCACTTTTG ATCTGGCCCTCTATGATGAAGCACTAAAAATAATCCATGAATTTCCTCAGTACTATCCCTTTGGGCAAAGTGCAAGTGAATGA